GCAGATTTGCATACCCCTATTCACCTCCCTCTATTTgcaattgacttcaaaaggtaaaagaacttgttgaccagttattagccatcaaaaactgataaattatcACATGGCAAAGGCACTATGaatcccatacattctttgtaaagtttcacattttcaaagcatcattgctcagagattatctggtatatcaGGTCTGGGTATCaggctcattatgcaatgcactttgaACATTCAGTATATTTTCGGATGACTGATGTGAAAACGATAGCCTTATGCTAAACATTTTTACCTCATTATGAGGTAAAAATGTAAAACATTCACCTCTTAATAAGGAAGATAGTATGGACAAAATCACCTTGTCATCAATGTGCCAACAatagcctcattggctgtcaaaacaaaagatcttttctTCCCTTATTATTGATTGGTTTAACCCCATCATCTGCAAACAGACAAGttttcattaataattaaaacCTAAAAAAACACAAGACTGTGCCCAGTGACATGTACAGAGCTTGAGTCACATTACAGTGGTTATCCTTGTTTCACCATGTGCTTGGTGTTTCGTAACTCAGTCCATATTTTATACTTGGTGGTTTCTTACTAATTTTGTGTTTTGTATTTCAAGTTCACAGTTCACAGTTCAATGCTCAAATTTTATACTATGCACATCACACAAGTGAAAATATTAAGCTAAAGTCACAAAAATTAGTGAAGAGTAATGACCAATTTGGCCTCATTCTAGGATTGTTCAAAATCATGTCATTACACAGCTACACAAAATAGCATAAAGAAGCCATGATAGTGGCACAATTGAGTAGATGCCAATGTTGGACTTACAACTGAATGAAAGCATATAAACTTTTCTAAGGTTACTAACCCCTCCCCTCCATCATCATGCCAAAACTATAGCACTTTTCTGTTAAACAGAGGCCAAGATGACCAAGGAAATTGTTTACATATGTAAAGGATTCTGAaaaattttgacaattttatctTAAGATGTCTggttttttttgggttttttttataattgtttTAATCTACAGACAAATTAATCACCAatgttttacaacaatgaactACAACAAATCAATCAAGATTGAAGGGGGATTTTTATGTTAGGATAAAACGCCTTACATTATACTGTAAATAGCTAAAAAGAGAGAGACAAACtgacacaacaacaacaaacaatagAACAACAGACGAATAGGCTTATCGAGTTGGTATGAGCacccatttctttttaaagtagtctttcatgtttttaattttcctttctgtATTTCACACTTGAGAACAACTTTGTTCTTAAACCCAGTAATTTCTGGATTAATTTGgcttcttctgcagtcccacaaaaacaatttcccaaTGATAACAAAATAATTGAGTAAATTAAGTAACGGGCATTGTTGCGATATTATTCCatataaaacattttccaaagagAGATGTACCCGTTGATTGGATAAAAAATGCCAGTAAGACTCAAAATCAGTCCAGAAATGTCTGGAATATGAATGGTGATAAAAAAAAGTGGCTTAAAATGTCTGAGTGAGCCTTACAAAAACTGCACAGATCATTCGGTCTAAAGACGATTTTGTGCAATTTTGTGTTAGTGTAGAGTATAGAGGTAAGAACTTTGTATTGAAAGGCCTTGACGTATGATTCGAGGGCAACACTGTTGAGGTAAAATAAAGTGTTTTATTTGATtagaagaaaaattaaaatttctttgCAGTGTATGGACTATATAGGGTGGCTGCGCTTTTTTTCAGACAAGAAGTGaataataatcttttgatttcttttccatTACGTCAAAGACGTTGTATTCCGTCACAAATGTgatagcctccttcgcagccgtttttaggctcgtccctcAGACGGAGACTTATTGGTGCCTTTTAAACGGGGTGGTATGGAATGACGAAGGCCGGCCCACTGCAGAAAGTTAGTTTTCTTTATAGTTTTTGAGAATATGCTGTAAGATGTCTGTTGATTTATTACCACGAGCCAGACAAACAGTTTATatcgaaaacaaacaagaaaagaatggGATCAGGAGAATTCTAGgtgcaatttttgttttaattcattttttcttGGGAGTTCCACCCATTATCCTTCATTAACACTTCATCTAAGTTTCTTAAAATCTAGATGATCTTAAAATCAAAACAGCAAAGCTAAGAAAGAGTTTACACTGTCCATGCACTTATCTTGCACACAGAATGTCACCACACACTGCACTGTCATTATGttagtttgtattttaaatgctATTTCcagaaagacaaaaacaataattgatAGTATTTCTTCTCCAGTTTCTGAAATTCTTGCCATTGTCATCCTGCCAGGTGGCGAATCTTCAGTCAGCACTAAAAACAATCACCTTGGCTTGATTTGCTTCCAAACAAGAAAGCCCACAAATCATTGACTTGCAGCTTGTCTGCCCTGACTCCAAAATTTGAAACCATAATGGTTGCAGACGACCAGTTATCAATGTTTGGAAAAAGTCATAATTACTGAGTTTTTCCTGGCTGTGACAAATTCATTTATCATCAGAGGTGAAAAGAGTTACATTGCATTGTTCAAGGTCATTTCTTTGATGGCATTTTCTGGATTACATTTACAACACAGGAATTTCATCTAACCAAGCATATCAAACTGAAGTACATGGGAAATCATTGCTAAGGAAATGCTAGATTCTCAAGTCTATTCACTTTTCATGCAAATTTATCTTTAGTATTGCACTAGTTCCACTATCCAACAAGGCTGCTGCCTTGAGAAAATTTTTCCGAAGCCctttgggcttccaacattaaaagttagtagccggagtcattttttcaagagcccagaattaattaattaaaagtgagggTGAAacaccttgtgataagttagaTGCCTGTTCGggctactcgttcagaaatttggttgcCCACGCTCAGAAATAAGGCGCCCTGGCGACCGTTAGGGAGCAGCCTTGATCCATCAAGCGATGTTAGCAATACTTTTGTTCAGTTTTGTTAAAATGTAAAATTAAGCACAGTTCGCTGATCTAAAAGCGTGCCTACACATCAGTGATTCTACGGTATTCCTTTACAAAAAATGATGAATATAAATGCTGGCAAGTCATGCTGTCAAGTCTTAGCTTACTGCTTCACTGGATATGGTGGATATGGTGCTTGAGCCTGAGGGGGAGGATATTGGGCTGGATTTTGCACATGAGTGGGTGGATATACAGGAGCTGGTTGTTCTTGTGGACTGTAAGCTGGTGGTGCTGCTTGGTATCCGGGAGGAGGTTGGTTGTATCCTGGTGGTGGTTGGTTGTACCCCGGTTGTGGTGGATGCTGATAACCCATTGGTGGTGGATGCTGATAACCCATTGGTGGTGGATGCTGAAAAGTGGCCTGCGTTGTGGTTGTTGACACAATAGACTGATTCGGAGGTGCTGTTACAATCACTGCTCCAGGATTTCGATACCTGTAGAGGGGGCAACAAGCACAGCAGCAACAAGTCACAATCGAAACGATGATTGCGACAAACACTAAAGTGCTGATAATGCCTGCGATAATTCCCCCTGCGTTCGAACAGCTAGTCGTGCAATCATTGTTGATGCAGCATTCATCGCTTGCGCATTGAGAGTTATAATTGCAATATCCGCAGGTTTCTCGACAAACAGAATCGAAGCAGCATGTTTGCGTTGAAAGGCAATCGTAGTTGTAACTGCAGGAAGCCGCCGAAGATGGGATACAAGCGAGAAAAAGCACGAAACCTGTCACCACTTTCACATTCGCCATGTTTCAGCGTCGTTTAAGCGTATCCACTGATCAGAGTCACGTGTTTAGTTAGGTCAGCGGAGAAAACAAGAGGAATTAGGTAGGTCATATATCCCTCATTG
This portion of the Montipora capricornis isolate CH-2021 chromosome 11, ASM3666992v2, whole genome shotgun sequence genome encodes:
- the LOC138022827 gene encoding protein shisa-5-like; translation: MANVKVVTGFVLFLACIPSSAASCSYNYDCLSTQTCCFDSVCRETCGYCNYNSQCASDECCINNDCTTSCSNAGGIIAGIISTLVFVAIIVSIVTCCCCACCPLYRYRNPGAVIVTAPPNQSIVSTTTTQATFQHPPPMGYQHPPPMGYQHPPQPGYNQPPPGYNQPPPGYQAAPPAYSPQEQPAPVYPPTHVQNPAQYPPPQAQAPYPPYPVKQ